The following are encoded together in the Ezakiella massiliensis genome:
- a CDS encoding S-layer homology domain-containing protein: MRKIISILLTLAMILPMVAVPVKAEARTVNDFDGLKAAIENADVTEITVSGNITVSETLKITRNIKISGGTLTAGNLKMDSAIESNMFYVSAGALTLENITLDGANKARIIFADNASVDMTDVTAKNGSTNGLGQTAANDQNYSGGAIYAINGSKLKIKGGSFVDNSAGGIAAEGGAIKLYKSELYINDATATDKATTKFTGNHLDGWETTGGRQGGSVEATESKVEIYATTFDIVGPFNTGGAIKFEDCGTETEKVKVINSSFTILDGKKPVGMAGGAITSEGSHLLIDNSTFKTGKGSYVQESGGLIQVVGTGTFDLKNSTLTGSGVGWNVTGANKTAKYGGAIVFYDDSSVTATIENTTIQNFTAEISGGAIALNTQIGKSGGTELTLIDTKLLNNLTYAFDMSVYGGGIFVGNGNTVTMQGGQISSEQSSSVGGAIYNEGKVTLTKSEKGNAQIINNKAYHMAAGVLNDGELIVDYATFSGNAKGDWSNANQHVLNKNEMAGENIYAAKDVTITQNAQFDGKDVRIIEGKSSILLTGKLPEDRYINVSISESEKTTGKDLFQEKSKRKVGYLVAKGTEGYTPTKEDAKQIHYVSKDTDPTQPLAEANDHESTGKWDFVLNKDDNTIVLGQRVKLIYHGNLGKIGSKDSDEELVDVYKTPEFWEGKGQLKEFKAAKPTRDKYDFMGWYYWKDQAAGDSETGIQNITKPDELKNDLFDFSKITFQNNVKDTGKIITPNVINTYAGWSKNIDLEVVKEWKKADGTDITDENEKKDISVTLYDGATSKETKTLDSSKSYVGKFENLPVFTKSYEGDEKNMNLRFAAKVYKVEEEALDGFTTSYNPATITANSDVEKKITITNKKTSTGNVYVKYIAEDGTVLEAESKVVENAKVGTDYTTTQKTFDNYTFSKMADGSAAASGKVVAGDLHVIYVYKKIDKPVSKYNVTYEFKSEDSSKTLPEAVNKLKPADQTGVENGTTITPTTFTSVTDGEDTWTFKGWDSSSQTINGADVKFIGTWTFAAKPDPEPKSDFTVTKTVDKQTYEKAGDVLNYTVIVKNTGEKDLTGLTISDDKTTFENPTFDLNKGESKEFTYTYTVTEADVTAKKVTNTATVTHGDDSKDDSTESKLKEDKPDPEPNPDPEPQPEPKPEPQPEPDPGYWYEPSPPYLREDPKEEPVEEKPVEEKPIERPELNKDDHKIYMFGYPDWTFKPEGEMTRGEAAAMFARLFKEYPGDNYNYHEDFSDVDENYWCYKEIAYLAEWGIINGYEDGTFKPDNKISRAEFVKIVESFEALQTGTNPYSDVTETYWAYKYIVSSSAKGWINGYLDGTFKPDNNISRSEAVKIANKLVNRHPDKDFIDRNKYLLKDFIDLPTSHWAYYEIHEAANGHIFERLANGMDERWLEVNEERFVFTPPKYHYNK, from the coding sequence ATGAGAAAAATTATAAGCATCTTGCTCACACTCGCAATGATCTTACCAATGGTCGCCGTGCCAGTAAAGGCCGAGGCTAGGACGGTAAATGATTTTGACGGGCTGAAGGCAGCAATAGAAAATGCGGATGTAACGGAAATTACCGTAAGTGGTAATATAACCGTTAGCGAAACTTTGAAGATAACAAGGAACATAAAAATTTCTGGAGGAACATTAACAGCCGGGAATTTAAAAATGGACTCTGCAATAGAATCAAATATGTTTTATGTTTCTGCTGGGGCATTAACATTAGAAAATATTACTCTTGATGGAGCTAATAAGGCTAGAATTATTTTTGCGGATAATGCAAGTGTTGATATGACAGATGTTACTGCAAAAAATGGTTCAACAAATGGCCTTGGTCAAACTGCAGCAAATGACCAAAATTACTCAGGTGGAGCAATCTACGCTATTAATGGCTCTAAGCTAAAGATAAAAGGCGGAAGTTTTGTTGATAACTCAGCTGGTGGAATTGCTGCTGAAGGCGGAGCTATAAAGCTATATAAATCGGAACTTTATATTAATGACGCTACAGCAACAGATAAAGCTACGACAAAGTTTACAGGAAACCACTTAGATGGCTGGGAAACAACAGGTGGTCGTCAAGGCGGTTCTGTAGAAGCAACAGAATCAAAAGTAGAAATTTATGCTACTACTTTTGATATTGTTGGCCCCTTTAATACAGGCGGTGCAATTAAATTCGAAGATTGCGGTACTGAAACAGAAAAAGTAAAAGTTATTAACTCATCATTCACAATACTGGATGGTAAAAAACCTGTAGGTATGGCTGGTGGAGCGATAACATCAGAAGGCTCACACTTGTTAATTGATAACTCTACTTTTAAGACAGGAAAAGGATCTTATGTTCAAGAGTCAGGTGGACTCATCCAAGTAGTTGGAACAGGAACTTTTGACCTTAAAAATTCAACCTTAACTGGTTCAGGTGTTGGTTGGAACGTAACAGGAGCTAACAAAACCGCAAAATACGGTGGAGCTATTGTATTTTACGATGACTCAAGTGTTACAGCCACAATAGAAAACACAACTATTCAAAATTTCACAGCAGAAATATCTGGTGGTGCCATTGCTTTAAATACACAAATTGGTAAAAGCGGTGGAACAGAATTAACTTTAATAGATACTAAACTCTTAAATAACTTAACCTATGCATTTGATATGTCAGTTTATGGTGGTGGAATTTTTGTAGGAAATGGTAACACCGTTACTATGCAAGGCGGACAAATCTCCTCTGAACAATCTTCATCTGTAGGCGGTGCAATTTATAATGAAGGTAAAGTAACACTTACCAAATCTGAAAAAGGCAACGCTCAAATTATAAATAACAAGGCCTATCACATGGCAGCTGGAGTATTAAACGACGGTGAGTTGATAGTTGATTATGCAACTTTTTCTGGTAATGCAAAAGGCGATTGGTCAAATGCAAATCAACACGTTCTTAACAAAAATGAAATGGCTGGAGAAAACATATATGCAGCTAAAGATGTAACAATAACTCAAAATGCTCAATTCGATGGAAAAGACGTTCGTATAATAGAAGGTAAATCTAGCATTTTATTGACTGGTAAGTTACCTGAAGATAGATATATAAATGTTTCCATAAGTGAATCAGAAAAAACAACTGGTAAAGATTTATTCCAAGAAAAATCGAAGAGGAAAGTTGGCTATTTAGTAGCAAAGGGAACAGAAGGCTATACACCAACAAAAGAAGATGCCAAGCAAATACACTATGTATCTAAAGATACGGACCCAACTCAACCGTTAGCTGAAGCAAATGATCATGAAAGCACTGGCAAGTGGGATTTTGTATTAAATAAAGATGACAATACAATAGTTCTTGGTCAAAGGGTAAAGCTAATTTATCACGGAAATCTTGGAAAGATTGGTTCAAAAGACTCAGACGAGGAGCTTGTAGATGTTTACAAAACTCCAGAATTCTGGGAAGGAAAGGGACAATTAAAAGAGTTTAAAGCGGCTAAACCTACAAGAGATAAATATGACTTTATGGGTTGGTACTATTGGAAAGACCAAGCAGCTGGTGATAGTGAAACAGGAATTCAAAATATAACAAAACCAGATGAATTAAAAAATGATTTATTCGATTTCTCAAAAATAACTTTCCAAAATAATGTAAAGGATACAGGTAAAATAATCACTCCGAATGTAATAAACACCTACGCAGGTTGGTCAAAAAATATAGATTTAGAAGTAGTGAAAGAATGGAAAAAAGCAGATGGAACTGATATAACTGATGAAAACGAAAAGAAAGATATAAGTGTAACTCTCTATGATGGAGCAACTTCAAAAGAAACAAAAACCCTTGATAGCTCTAAAAGTTACGTTGGAAAATTCGAAAACCTTCCAGTCTTCACAAAGTCATATGAAGGCGATGAAAAGAATATGAACCTAAGATTTGCTGCAAAGGTATACAAGGTTGAAGAAGAGGCTTTAGATGGTTTTACCACAAGCTATAATCCTGCAACCATAACGGCAAATTCTGATGTAGAAAAGAAAATCACTATCACAAACAAAAAGACAAGCACTGGTAACGTGTATGTAAAATATATAGCTGAAGATGGCACAGTCTTAGAAGCAGAAAGTAAAGTTGTAGAAAATGCCAAAGTTGGCACAGACTATACAACAACACAGAAAACATTTGACAATTATACATTTTCAAAGATGGCTGACGGTTCGGCTGCAGCAAGCGGAAAAGTTGTTGCAGGAGATTTGCATGTAATTTATGTATACAAGAAAATAGATAAGCCAGTTTCAAAATACAATGTAACTTATGAATTTAAGTCTGAAGATTCAAGCAAGACTCTTCCAGAAGCAGTTAATAAATTAAAACCTGCAGATCAAACTGGTGTAGAAAACGGAACAACAATAACACCGACAACATTTACAAGTGTTACTGATGGTGAAGATACTTGGACATTTAAAGGTTGGGATTCAAGTTCGCAAACAATAAATGGTGCAGATGTAAAATTTATAGGCACATGGACTTTTGCAGCTAAACCTGATCCAGAACCAAAATCTGATTTTACTGTTACAAAAACTGTTGACAAGCAAACTTACGAAAAAGCTGGCGATGTTTTAAATTATACAGTTATAGTTAAGAATACTGGAGAAAAAGATTTAACAGGATTAACTATTTCAGATGATAAAACAACATTTGAAAATCCTACATTTGATCTTAATAAAGGTGAATCAAAAGAATTCACTTACACTTACACAGTTACAGAAGCTGATGTAACTGCAAAAAAAGTTACAAATACTGCGACAGTAACTCACGGTGATGATTCTAAAGATGATAGCACAGAATCAAAATTAAAAGAAGACAAGCCTGATCCTGAACCTAACCCAGATCCAGAACCACAACCAGAGCCAAAACCAGAACCTCAACCTGAACCAGATCCTGGTTATTGGTATGAACCTAGTCCTCCATATTTGAGAGAAGATCCAAAGGAAGAACCTGTTGAGGAAAAACCTGTTGAAGAAAAGCCTATCGAAAGGCCTGAGCTAAACAAGGATGATCACAAAATTTACATGTTTGGTTACCCTGACTGGACTTTCAAACCTGAAGGCGAGATGACCAGGGGCGAAGCAGCAGCTATGTTTGCAAGGCTCTTCAAGGAATATCCAGGAGACAATTACAATTACCACGAAGATTTTTCCGACGTGGATGAAAATTACTGGTGCTACAAGGAAATTGCTTACTTGGCAGAGTGGGGCATCATCAACGGTTACGAAGATGGTACTTTTAAACCTGATAACAAGATTTCAAGGGCGGAATTTGTAAAGATTGTAGAAAGTTTTGAAGCTTTGCAAACTGGTACAAATCCTTACAGTGACGTGACCGAGACTTACTGGGCTTACAAGTATATCGTTTCATCTTCTGCTAAGGGATGGATTAACGGTTACTTGGACGGAACTTTTAAACCGGACAATAATATTTCCAGGTCAGAGGCGGTCAAGATTGCCAACAAGTTGGTAAACAGACACCCAGACAAGGATTTTATTGATAGAAACAAATATCTTTTGAAAGATTTTATTGACCTGCCAACTAGCCACTGGGCTTACTACGAAATCCACGAGGCTGCCAATGGTCACATCTTTGAAAGATTGGCGAACGGTATGGACGAAAGGTGGTTGGAAGTTAACGAAGAAAGATTCGTCTTCACCCCACCAAAATACCATTACAACAAGTAA
- a CDS encoding S-layer homology domain-containing protein, which yields MKRTLSILLALLMLVSLVPFHALAENVENAEGREVVEEQAQGQEEKQEVQEEKEEDKEDGKVSVEVTVEDKTEEVTGETEEENPVEESQEETEEIEISEEEPKEAVGAPEPNVTLVGQWVNDSSEKKNTSKYYEPDAKIGTPEHNSGLLRGLAKQFLVWSDKEPTANGVLPEGARIFSPEDKISAAFPNGIPEDAKLYAVYYEINNPYGKPFPQDPFSLIAVGSVLENLKGRVNNNKVTINENVKPEDVLKNTENHESGDKIIDYYKKTDDDKTINEVTLKAEFEMDWVVAMLAYRNQTGSNQLRPILSRDYNDRYKNSDFSTEDGEKAGYTYVDLNMNFGDDDGLVIPDNLGLEFKSYSWRPLYAFGYDEEGNKVVLNKIDDFKGNVKGDDPRTQFNVKTDYTDAEGNKKNYRNITVRVVLREWDNTVEKPHQTPFSGERISESKITPDKGKTIAETIISNMTLRVMGSEDELENKDIIRISDKKAKALAEGQGKDDINITGSIQGHIFASAGSVSAGKITFQLKQNLGIDESEVKDPVKLSYVFKEEEPEPEPEPKPEPYDPGYWYDPSPDYLNKNTEAKERTYDLYRWYVKGNEGDFMPYKGITRAEIAEIFARALDYDKTYFDDSHVNYPDVDANAWYAKAVARVTNAGIFKGTDMGNFEPTREITQGELISTLKRFQKLSDSIENIMTMRDDHWAKAEVNAAAKEGWLKIYQGGTKAFDVDKVITREEVVAIANKAFARPVDQRYIDEYIDSLKTFKDIDKDMWSYYEILTAANTYFVNYDNKDSRYDLWVNHATYDDGPTTAIEDIKTYKEILNNDEYKTNVDQVRFQRDLYR from the coding sequence ATGAAAAGAACATTAAGTATCTTGCTGGCCTTGCTAATGCTGGTCAGCCTTGTCCCCTTCCACGCCCTAGCAGAAAATGTAGAAAACGCAGAAGGCAGAGAAGTTGTGGAAGAACAGGCACAAGGCCAAGAAGAAAAGCAAGAAGTGCAAGAAGAAAAAGAAGAAGATAAGGAAGACGGAAAAGTTTCTGTTGAAGTAACTGTTGAAGATAAAACAGAAGAAGTAACAGGAGAAACTGAAGAAGAAAATCCTGTTGAAGAATCTCAAGAGGAAACAGAAGAAATTGAAATAAGCGAAGAAGAACCAAAAGAAGCTGTTGGCGCTCCAGAACCAAATGTAACCCTTGTCGGCCAATGGGTAAATGATTCAAGTGAAAAGAAAAATACTTCGAAATATTATGAACCAGATGCTAAAATTGGGACGCCTGAACATAATTCTGGTTTATTAAGGGGTTTAGCTAAGCAGTTTTTGGTTTGGTCAGATAAAGAACCTACCGCAAATGGTGTTTTACCAGAAGGAGCCAGAATATTTTCTCCAGAAGATAAGATTTCAGCCGCTTTTCCAAATGGCATTCCAGAAGATGCAAAACTCTATGCTGTTTACTATGAGATAAATAATCCTTATGGAAAACCATTTCCACAAGATCCCTTCTCTTTGATTGCTGTAGGTAGTGTTTTAGAAAATTTAAAAGGAAGAGTAAATAATAATAAAGTAACGATTAATGAAAATGTAAAGCCTGAGGATGTTTTAAAAAATACTGAAAACCATGAATCAGGAGATAAAATTATCGATTATTACAAAAAGACAGACGATGACAAGACAATAAATGAAGTTACTTTGAAGGCTGAATTTGAAATGGATTGGGTCGTTGCCATGCTTGCCTATAGGAATCAAACAGGTAGTAACCAACTAAGACCAATTTTAAGTAGGGACTACAATGACAGATATAAAAATAGTGATTTTTCAACTGAAGATGGAGAAAAAGCTGGATATACCTATGTTGACTTAAATATGAATTTTGGCGATGATGATGGCCTAGTAATTCCTGATAATTTAGGTTTAGAATTTAAGAGCTATTCTTGGAGACCTCTCTACGCCTTTGGTTATGATGAAGAAGGAAACAAAGTTGTTTTAAACAAAATTGATGATTTCAAAGGTAATGTAAAGGGAGATGATCCAAGAACACAATTCAATGTTAAGACAGACTATACAGATGCAGAAGGTAACAAGAAAAACTACAGGAATATCACAGTTAGGGTTGTCTTAAGAGAATGGGATAATACAGTTGAAAAGCCTCATCAAACACCTTTTAGTGGAGAAAGAATTTCTGAAAGCAAAATTACTCCAGATAAAGGTAAAACCATTGCTGAAACAATTATTTCTAATATGACTCTAAGGGTTATGGGATCTGAAGATGAACTTGAAAACAAGGATATCATTAGGATTTCTGATAAAAAAGCCAAGGCCCTTGCAGAGGGTCAAGGAAAAGATGATATTAATATAACTGGATCCATCCAAGGTCATATATTTGCATCAGCAGGAAGTGTTAGTGCAGGTAAAATAACCTTTCAGTTAAAACAAAATTTAGGAATTGATGAAAGCGAAGTCAAGGATCCAGTAAAGCTATCTTATGTTTTCAAGGAAGAAGAACCTGAACCAGAACCAGAACCAAAGCCAGAGCCATACGATCCTGGTTACTGGTATGATCCTAGTCCTGATTACCTCAACAAAAATACTGAAGCAAAAGAAAGAACTTATGATCTATACAGATGGTATGTAAAGGGTAATGAAGGCGACTTTATGCCTTACAAGGGGATCACCAGAGCAGAGATTGCAGAAATTTTTGCAAGAGCACTGGACTATGACAAGACTTACTTTGATGACTCACATGTAAATTATCCTGACGTAGATGCAAACGCTTGGTATGCAAAGGCTGTTGCCAGAGTTACAAATGCAGGCATCTTCAAGGGAACAGACATGGGCAACTTTGAACCAACCAGGGAAATCACCCAAGGCGAATTGATTTCAACTTTGAAACGCTTCCAAAAGCTAAGCGACTCAATTGAAAACATCATGACCATGAGAGACGACCACTGGGCAAAGGCAGAAGTAAATGCCGCAGCCAAGGAAGGCTGGTTAAAGATTTATCAAGGCGGCACAAAAGCTTTTGATGTTGACAAGGTAATCACTCGTGAAGAAGTAGTGGCCATTGCCAACAAGGCATTTGCCAGACCTGTCGACCAAAGATATATTGATGAATATATTGATAGTCTAAAGACTTTCAAAGACATCGACAAAGATATGTGGTCCTACTACGAAATCCTAACAGCTGCCAACACTTATTTTGTAAATTACGATAACAAGGACAGCAGATATGACCTCTGGGTCAACCATGCAACTTACGATGACGGCCCAACAACCGCTATCGAAGACATCAAGACCTACAAGGAAATCTTGAACAACGACGAGTACAAGACAAATGTCGACCAAGTTAGATTTCAAAGAGACCTATACAGGTAA
- a CDS encoding S8 family serine peptidase produces the protein MKRRIISLIMATLLFLSVFSGYNEIFASEEKNNYIVHIDVESILNGYEQALRNEDFDKAITIAGEALDKFEASLKNVKHYEVYDRIKLLVPSLCIKASQDTINQIKLMPNVIDVYEDEEFYIQNDMDQNHYKTENAFKPMRIGSNDLIGNDSVIRSKYDGRGQVLAVIDGNMDPSHEAFYLSDGVKGKLSYEDIEDRITGRDGKITLEAKGNAIKKDDPWVNKVPFGYDYYNFSTSLNPEKEKKGHGEHVAGTMGGNRTKAFGEDWQGVAPNAQLLFLRCMHEGTTTPSSYIKASVDAVILGASAANLSLGSTKGLPGTVDKLLTNLIDTNYLKNTNFVIAAGNEGEFQGNMSIDNPDYGTISNPGIATNAITVASLENKTMYAYGLDK, from the coding sequence ATGAAAAGAAGAATTATTTCATTAATTATGGCTACTTTACTCTTTTTAAGTGTATTTAGTGGCTATAATGAAATATTTGCAAGTGAAGAAAAGAATAATTATATTGTTCATATTGATGTTGAGTCTATTTTGAATGGGTATGAACAAGCGTTGCGAAACGAAGATTTTGACAAGGCAATTACTATTGCAGGTGAGGCTTTGGATAAATTTGAAGCAAGCCTAAAAAATGTAAAGCATTATGAGGTATATGATAGAATCAAGTTATTGGTTCCTTCTTTATGCATTAAAGCAAGTCAAGATACAATTAACCAAATTAAGTTAATGCCTAATGTTATTGATGTTTATGAAGATGAAGAATTTTATATTCAAAATGACATGGATCAAAATCATTATAAGACGGAAAATGCTTTTAAACCAATGAGAATCGGCTCAAACGATTTAATTGGAAATGATAGTGTGATTAGATCCAAATACGATGGTAGAGGTCAAGTCCTTGCTGTAATTGATGGTAATATGGATCCATCGCATGAAGCTTTTTACTTAAGTGATGGTGTGAAGGGGAAATTATCGTATGAGGATATAGAAGATAGGATTACAGGTCGTGATGGAAAAATAACATTAGAGGCTAAAGGAAATGCAATCAAAAAAGATGATCCATGGGTAAATAAAGTTCCATTTGGATATGATTATTACAATTTTTCTACTTCTTTAAATCCAGAAAAGGAAAAGAAGGGTCACGGCGAGCATGTTGCTGGCACAATGGGCGGCAACCGTACAAAAGCTTTTGGTGAAGATTGGCAAGGTGTAGCTCCTAATGCTCAATTATTATTTTTGCGCTGTATGCATGAAGGAACAACTACTCCATCAAGCTATATTAAAGCTTCTGTAGATGCTGTAATATTAGGTGCTTCAGCAGCTAATTTGAGTTTGGGTTCAACAAAAGGTTTGCCTGGCACAGTTGATAAATTACTTACAAACTTAATAGATACTAACTATTTAAAAAATACTAACTTTGTTATAGCTGCTGGTAACGAAGGTGAATTTCAAGGAAATATGAGTATTGACAATCCAGACTATGGTACAATTAGCAATCCAGGAATTGCGACTAACGCAATAACTGTTGCATCTCTGGAAAATAAAACCATGTATGCATATGGATTGGACAAATGA